From the Eleutherodactylus coqui strain aEleCoq1 chromosome 7, aEleCoq1.hap1, whole genome shotgun sequence genome, one window contains:
- the CD8A gene encoding T-cell surface glycoprotein CD8 alpha chain, producing MSCAASQRELQRAVVSHTMLTITSLPILLCLFLCTHQLKLTSNPLQRGIRKTMTLSCQVESGEANDVGVFWFRHLKSATSPESIVYLSATKKPTYKDQKSGNDRFIPNASGSTFTLDIKEFDEKDQGTYYCLINKNSVLHISPGYQLIYTEVATPKPKSTKPPPAATTDPGDPCNCGPEQKDQPSLGLSCDIYVWAPLAGICGFFLICFLITFIMLCCRTRRRVCRCKPRPMDEKNGKMNKNIPNRHM from the exons ATGTCCTGTGCTGCCAGTCAGCGAGAACTGCAGCGCGCAGTGGTCTCTCACACTATGTTAACCATCACTTCTCTTCCAATTCTTCTCTGCCTCTTCTTAT GTACTCACCAGCTGAAGCTTACCAGCAATCCTTTGCAAAGGGGCATCCGAAAGACAATGACTTTGAGCTGTCAGGTTGAATCCGGTGAAGCGAATGATGTTGGGGTCTTCTGGTTCCGTCATCTGAAATCGGCCACGTCACCAGAATCCATTGTGTATCTCAGTGCCACAAAAAAACCAACATACAAGGATCAAAAAAGTGGCAACGATCGTTTCATCCCAAATGCATCAGGATCTACTTTCACCCTGGACATTAAAGAATTCGATGAGAAAGACCAAGGAACTTACTATTGTTTGATTAATAAAAATTCAGTGCTACATATCAGCCCAGGTTATCAGCTTATCTATACTGAAG tagCAACACCCAAACCAAAATCGACAAAACCGCCTCCTGCTGCAACGACAGACCCAGGAGATCCATGTAACTGTGGCCCAG agcaaaaggatcaacCATCATTGGGTCTATCATGTGACATTTACGTATGGGCTCCACTGGCAGGAATCTGTGGGTTTTTTCTGATCTGCTTTCTGATCACTTTCATCATGCTCTGCTGCC GCACAAGGAGAAGGGTATGCCGGTGTAAGCCTAG GCCCATGGATGAGAAGAatggtaaaatgaataaaaatattcCAAATAGGCACATGTGA